TCTTTGGGATATTGTTAATAAAGGATATTTGGAGCCAGAAAGTGAGAATGATTTTTCACAACAGTAACTCAATGAGTTGAGAGATGctagaaaaaaaagataaaacgatattatttttttatcagcTACCAAGCTGTAGATGAAAATATCTTTGAAAGAATATCAAGAGTCTGAACTGCTAAAGCAACATGAGATGCATTGTAGAGTTTGTacgaaggagaagaaaaggTAAAATTAGTACGATTCCAAAAATTTGATACCATTCAAATGAAAGATGCTGAAACTATTAAAGACATTTTCAATCGTGTTCTCTTAATTATTAATCAATTGAGATCAAATGTGTTAGGTTTTGTGTGATTGATAATATTTGTTTAAGCATCTCAGATGTTCTGAGAATTGTCTCTACATTGTTTCTTTTAGGAAAaggattttttttggaaatactTATTCTGTAagatttttttccttatctGTTTTTTGCTTTTCTGTGATATTCTACCGATATCCATTTCCTTTCTATCTCCCAATTGCTATGGAATTTAGGGTTGGCTAACTTTGTTTCCTCTGCTCATATTGAAAGGTTTCTTTACATTCTGAAAACATCaaccatattatttttttaagctCATATTGTGGAAGAACATTTTGTGTGTTTAGTCGACCGTGTAATGCATTGACAATCTAAGTTCTCTTGTTCTTGAAGACATTCTCTGTGTTCCTCTCTTCGAGAGCAAGACAATTTATTGAGAAGGAATTCTTAAACTTAGGAGGAGCTTAAGTCATTCAAGCAAAGTGTACTTTATGTTAAAAGGAAAGATACAGCCAGAGTGGGAAGGAGTCTCACGGCTTGAAAGGAGCTCAACATTATAGAGAGGAAGTCTcgatcttagggggagcctaaggtTTACTTCACTAATAATacaacttagggggagcctaagacacAGTGAGAGGGATCGTACCGAGGGGGAGCCTAGAATATTTGCTGAGTTTCAAGCTGTACGAGAGTCACTATAATTGTGCAtctattacagataagtactgTGTTGTAATTTCTTATCATTAATATTAGTAGAGTTATATTTCCTGGGCATCTTTCCCCCAGATCTAGGTGAGTTACACCGAACTAGGTTAGTAATCTCTGGTGTTAtgattgtttcttctttctgaaaTGCTATAACATAAGCCTAATATTGTTAATGTGTAGTAGATACCTCcttgtcatttttttaattggtatcagagcgggtcACCATTATCTCTGGTGCTATGATCCTACTTTGTCCTGATGGAAGGAGTAAAAGAAGAAGGTTCTACGTCTTGTCCACATATACTGGATGGAACCAACTATGCATATTGGAAAGGATGGATGACTGCCTTCCTAAAGTCCTTAGATAGTAAATCCTCGAATTCTATTATAGTTGGTGGTTTCATCCTCAAGTCTCAAATGAGAAAGGTGAATTGAAGCTCAAGCCTGAAGTTGAGTGGtctaaggaagaagatgaagcctcTCTTTGGAATTCTAACTTTTGAAATGTCTTTCAATGACTTAGGATATCTCCTCTATGAATAGTCAACTAGTTCAGGATATCCCCTTATAATGGCAAAAAATGCCGAAAATCCTAGATCGTCTGTTCAGAGACCTCATTGTTCTAAGAAGGACTTTAACAAATCAGAAGGGAATGATTCAAACAAAGATAaattgacctagccgttattacagCAAATTGGATCTGGTAGATCAGAGAGGAATCTGGTagaatgattggatcacaaactaattattcattagaagatcagtggaacttaaggagcaagatgtaatatcgggggtaaacaACAaattgacctagccgttattacgaacaacctgtgaaaggtcgacttactgattgtggttaaatcaagtggacacaaatatatctacagtgaggagagtgcaaccatcgagcAAAAGTGGTGTGGCTTGATAGTTAATgcatactgattaatttggcctaaagagttttagccaattaatcttaaatcgttgaagctcatgatttgtaggtccataaggtccctctattagcttgtaaaacatgagcaccttgaattaataaattgagtgaatttgaaataatatcaatttgaagtgcTCAAACTGAAttccaaattgaaattagggtttgaattcgaattcaaattagggtttgtataatgatataattaaacgtttaatttatcgaaattaaacaaaattggagagtttataatatttatatattgatttaaatatcaattacatgaatatgattcatgtttaaaattaggtatgcgattaatttaatattttatattaaattattatgtaattaattaaatatgtttaatgaattaaaaatcaaattaattttcaatttcaattcaatttgagaaattgaatttcgatgttttaaatttaataaaagctCTAAAAGTGGAGTATTGAAGGCGGAGAGGAAAAAGTTCCTACTGAGTTCTTCTCCTTCACCTGAAATCTCTTCCCttttccttcacaaattcagctcaattgtgagttccaccactcaaattcaaggttgagaatagtagagaagatcttttgATGGTTCACTGTTGAATTGGAGCTGGAATCTCATGAAGAGCAACTTGGaattgggagaattcatcaaaggtatgtagtTTAGAAACCCTCTGAAGTTTCcgtttattgattctgtttgctttcgTTGCATGCTAGCAGAACCTATTAGCCAACTTGTTTGTTGCAGTCCTTAAGCGACCAGAGAGGAAATGGGAGAATGTGTCTATAGACTTTATCGTGGGGTTACCCCAATCAGCAAAAGGCTTTACTGTTATTTGGGTTATAGTAGATAGGCTCATTAAGCTAGAATATTATTAAGCTAGCACATTTTATATGGGGAAGTCTATTTTCTCAGTAAGCAAGTGGGCGTAGTTGTACTCTAAAGAGGTGGTAAGAATGCACAAAGTACCCGTGTCCATTGTGTTATACAGAGACCTTCATTTTACATCCGACTTTTGGAAGAGTCTTCAAATAGTGTTAGGTACTTATGGCAGATAGAATGTTTGAACCAGATATTGGAGGATATGTTATGCGCATGTGCGATAAAGTTCTCAAGAAGTTGGGACTCTCACCTACATTTGatggagtttgcttataatatCAATTACAAGGCTACCATCGGCATGTTGCCATTTGAGGCGCTTTATAGAAAGagttgcaagtcttctatttgttgggatgaggtaggaCAGAGGAAGTTGCTAGGGCCTGAGCTAGTACAAATCATAAACGAGGCAATACAGAATATTAGAGCTTGTATGCGAACAACTCAGAGAAAACAGAAAAGTTATGTCGATGTTAGGTGTAAGGACCTACAATTTGAAACTGGTGTTAAGATGTCCTTAAAGGTAGCACCTATGAGAGGTGTTCTGAGGTTTGGAAGAAAAGGAAAGCTAAGTTCGCAATTCATTGGACTTTTCGAGGTCTTGGAGCGAATTAGCCCTGTAGTTTATCGGTTGGCGTTCCACTGTTATTCTCTTTAGTTCATAATGTTTTCCATGTTTCGATCCTGAGGAAGTAGGTAACAGATCCATCACATGTGGTGGATTATGAACCATTATGGTTAAATGAGATCTTGAGTTATGAAGAGAAACCTGTAGAAGTTCTCACCAGAGATGTGAAAATGTTACACAGTAGGGAGATAACACTTGTGAAGGTTAtgtggcagaatcaccagttGAAGGAGGCTACGTGCTAGCGAGAGGGTGAGATGAAAACCCAATACCCAAAGCTTTTTCAGGAATGCACTTTCGAGGATAAAAGTTttttaaggagggaagaatgtaacatcccgagtttttcataatttaaaatcagtatttttgtaataattgaggatatttttgttacttttgaaatttagttcTTTTAATGGAAAATTTGGGTTTTATGCTGAATTACTTCGATTTTTATGTTAATGTCAAAAATTGAGATTGTATTGGGagaattgttttattttaaaatttgagttttgaagaGGAAGTGGAAAGGAttgtgattatatatatatatatatatatatatatatatatatatatatataattgtgctttgaaggaaagaataaaatagaataaaatagatggtttatcaataaaataacataattttttttaaaccctCGCTCTCTCTTCCTTCCTCCCGCGGGAGCCCTCccccattttttaattttcctttttagtgACGCCAGCCCCCCtcgttttgtttttgttctttttcaacCGTTGCCACCGTCCAACAAGCCGAGGCACCACTCACTTCACTAGATCTAAAGGCGTTCACCGCATCGCTTCCTTCAGGTGTCGTTAGTCGGTCAACTCCCAACTGTCTGACCCGTTTGCGCACCGTTAGCCTAGAGCCCCCCCCGTCATCGCTGCTTCGGTTAGTGTTCACCACCATTTTTGTCTGTCATGCGTAAGGATGACGTCTTCCTTCAGTTTGCATTCAATCGATCGTCCGAAGACAACTTATTAGATCTGGCCGACACCCATTAGTCTTTCTGCCGCCGGTCACTATTGTTTGGGTTTCACTGGAATCTTGGATTAAGgatatgttttaattgttttttattggGTTTTCTTGAGGATTTTGAGCAGTCATTAAATTTTTGGCCCTGATTTATTGGTACTCGTCgtatttttggattttagggcagAATTTCAGGTTATTGAACTTGTCGTCCAACCAATTAAAGGTATAATCGATGAATTTTGGTGAAGGGTAAGGCTCTAAACTCATTTGGAttgttaagcatgttgtatgttttatgGATTACTCGGTTTAGGTTTGACTGAACCATGGACTGTGACCTAATACAAATTTCCATGATGTTTGGATAATATGTATGGATCTTGAGATTTCTTGGTGTTTCCTTTTGGGTGATTTTAAGTGTTATCCCGTGGGTTTTTGTTAAGTTATTGAGAAGCTTTTGGTTTAGGATTGGTGCTTTTGAAGTTGTtcttaaatattcaaatttatattttcttgTTTGTTACTTTGGTTTGATTCAAGGTCTCATTGGGCAAGGGAGAGGCTAAGCTTGCTAGTTTCTAGAGTTTGCAATTAGAGCTAAataatcttactactgaaacTACCTATTGAAGAAAATCGGATATaatgatttccatgagcagcgaaatgatcg
This DNA window, taken from Benincasa hispida cultivar B227 chromosome 6, ASM972705v1, whole genome shotgun sequence, encodes the following:
- the LOC120079148 gene encoding uncharacterized protein LOC120079148; amino-acid sequence: MEFAYNINYKATIGMLPFEALYRKSCKSSICWDEVGQRKLLGPELVQIINEAIQNIRACMRTTQRKQKSYVDVRCKDLQFETGVKMSLKVAPMRGVLRFGRKGKLSSQFIGLFEVTDPSHVVDYEPLWLNEILSYEEKPVEVLTRDVKMLHSREITLVKVMWQNHQLKEATC